One region of Malania oleifera isolate guangnan ecotype guangnan chromosome 6, ASM2987363v1, whole genome shotgun sequence genomic DNA includes:
- the LOC131158095 gene encoding molybdate transporter 2-like, giving the protein MGKCLASYCSRTGLPEQSTVEASPTTTMEETQSPTPTATTPILRRLLIPASIRLKTTIWSELGGSVGDLGTYIPIVLALTLVTHLDLGTTLIFTGLHNIATGLLFGIPMPVQPMKSIAAVAISQHISLPQIIAAGLSTAAFALLLGATGLMSVLYRIIPLPVVRGIQLSQGLAFAFTAIKYIRFDQDFAAGKSGSSRPWLGLDGLVLALSAVTFLVLVTGAGDSSLSDEYSSNLDEPTSSNRSRSRLRRRLRILAKIPAALLVFLLGLFICFLRDPSIFKNVDLGPSKIGLMKITWEDWKVGFVKAAIPQIPLTILNSVIAVCKLSADLFPEREVSARAVSVSVGAMNWIGCWFGAMPVCHGAGGLAGQFRFGGRSGASVAFLGVGKVVLGLVFGNSFVRILNQFPIGILGVLLLFAGIELAMACRDMSSKEESFVMLVSAAVSLTLGGYGAALGFGCGMVLVLLMKLRQMDCSAFRFFNFRSKSSAGDEFSPNP; this is encoded by the coding sequence ATGGGAAAGTGTTTGGCAAGTTATTGCTCCCGTACAGGGCTCCCAGAGCAGAGCACAGTGGAAGCATCTCCGACGACGACCATGGAAGAAACCCAATCACCAACCCCAACAGCCACCACCCCTATCCTCCGCCGTCTCCTGATCCCCGCCTCCATCCGGCTCAAGACCACCATTTGGTCCGAACTCGGCGGCTCCGTGGGCGACCTTGGCACCTACATCCCCATAGTTCTCGCCCTAACGCTGGTCACTCACCTCGACCTGGGCACCACCCTCATCTTCACCGGCCTGCACAACATCGCCACCGGCCTCCTCTTCGGCATCCCTATGCCCGTCCAGCCCATGAAGTCCATCGCCGCCGTCGCCATCTCCCAGCACATCTCCCTCCCCCAGATCATCGCCGCCGGCCTCTCCACCGCCGCCTTCGCCCTTCTTCTCGGCGCCACCGGCCTCATGTCCGTTCTGTACCGCATTATCCCTCTTCCCGTCGTCCGCGGCATCCAGCTCTCCCAAGGCCTTGCCTTTGCCTTTACCGCCATCAAGTACATCCGCTTCGATCAGGACTTCGCCGCTGGTAAGTCAGGTTCTTCTCGGCCCTGGCTCGGTCTCGACGGCCTAGTACTCGCGCTCTCTGCGGTTACTTTCCTTGTTCTAGTCACCGGAGCCGGCGATTCTTCTCTCAGCGACGAATACTCCTCAAATCTCGACGAACCCACTTCCTCAAATCGCTCCCGATCCCGACTTCGTCGGAGATTGCGGATTCTAGCGAAAATTCCAGCTGCTCTTTTAGTGTTCTTACTCGGATTGTTCATATGCTTTCTCCGAGATCCTTCAATTTTCAAGAATGTTGATCTTGGTCCTTCTAAAATCGGCTTGATGAAAATCACATGGGAGGATTGGAAAGTCGGGTTCGTCAAAGCTGCGATACCGCAAATTCCATTAACCATTTTAAATTCGGTGATTGCGGTGTGTAAATTATCGGCGGATTTGTTCCCCGAGCGGGAAGTGTCGGCCAGGGCTGTTTCCGTTAGCGTCGGAGCCATGAATTGGATTGGGTGTTGGTTCGGGGCAATGCCAGTGTGCCACGGCGCCGGTGGGCTGGCGGGGCAGTTCCGGTTCGGCGGCCGGAGCGGCGCGTCGGTGGCGTTTTTGGGGGTGGGGAAGGTGGTGCTTGGGCTGGTTTTTGGGAATTCTTTCGTGAGGATCTTGAACCAATTCCCAATTGGGATTCTCGGGGTGCTATTGCTGTTTGCGGGGATCGAATTGGCCATGGCTTGCAGAGATATGAGCAGTAAGGAAGAGTCATTTGTGATGTTGGTTTCTGCAGCTGTGTCGCTGACGCTGGGTGGGTATGGGGCTGCTCTGGGGTTTGGATGTGGAATGGTGCTGGTCTTGCTGATGAAGCTGAGGCAGATGGACTGCTCTGCCTTTAGATTCTTCAACTTTCGGTCTAAATCCTCTGCTGGTGATGAATTCAGTCCCAATCCTTAG